The Onthophagus taurus isolate NC chromosome 6, IU_Otau_3.0, whole genome shotgun sequence region tttgcaaaaattaccaaaaaaagcaCAATTAAGCCAAAATTTCTTGACAAATGCCATTTAAATCCGTCAttcttaaacatttatttgatAACATTCAAATGAAGCTATTTACAAAACATTCAATTCAACAATTATAATCTCTAACAATTACGATTTGAAAAGGTGGGAAAAACGATGAAGAAATTTTATACGAAATTCTCCAAACAACAATGGCGAACAACCGTACCAAATTTGAACacatcaattttcaaaaaatactcTAAAGATGAttcaaataaagaaaatcgaaTGTCTTCGGCGAGCTACGATCTCCAAATGgcagaaaaaaattacgtcGTTAGCGATGAAGTTCCAACTACGATTGATTCGGACACAGAGCCGGATGAAGTTTTTGAAGATGCCCGAACGATAATCCAAAAAAGTAAAGAAGacgtttcgaaaaatataaaatacgaCTCAGATCTTTACGTGGAAGTCGAGCCCCCCgcaatatcattaaaaaataattctaaatacGAAGCGGAGGTTCCCAGCATTTCATTTTCGTTCTTCGAAAACAGAAATTACGATCAAGTTAGGGTTCATAAATCGGAATTGAAGATTGAATTAACCATACCGGAACTTGATGAGAAAACATCTGGGTTATCAACTCCAACTGATTCTCATTCTTACGTAAACGAAGTGTTTTCAACTCCCCAATCCAACATAACTCCCGAAGAATACAGCGTTCCTATCAAAATTAGCgagaatcatttaaaaatgttggaaTTTGCCGAACAAAACATCAACAAAGAGGAGCCTCAAGAAAACGACGGGGaaaggattttaaattttgtccCAAAAAAGCTCAGCTTCGAAGAAATCGAAAACCTAGCGAACAACGACGAAATCGACGCCTACGTCCGAAAAAGCTTAGAAGAAATTTGCCCCCCAATAAAATCCGGAAGCGACCCAAATCTCTCCCACACCAtccaagaagaagaagtaacCGAATACAAAGTACCAAAATCGCTAAAAAGAAACCGCTTATCCCAATCAATGAACGATTTCAACCCCGACACAATCCAACCGATCACCAAAGACATCGACATCGAACACATATCTTGCAGCCAAGTAATCATGGAGAACCCCAACGAAAACTCGATAAACATGGATTATTGCAAAACAAGAAGTAAACTCCCAATTAAATTAAGACGTGTTACTTTATTAAGAAAACCGAAATCGAAAGCCGTCGATACTTGGACTAACATTAAATcgaaagtaaaaaattttaaagaatctaGTCAATTAAACGATAACAAAGACAAATTAGCCAATAATATCGAAGAAATGTATAAgaactcaaaaagtaaatgtaaaaaagttttaaaacaaactgggatgatgtttaaaaaaagagacCAAGAAAATATTGATCCAAACGATAATTCATCACAAATGATCAAAAATGATGCATTTTTCGctaatttaaatcaacacGAAGAATCGCCGAATATTAGTGAACCTATCCCTTTAGGAAGTTGTGATAAAGTTAAATTCGCAGGAAGTAATGATACCGATAAAAATCaagaatttgattttaatacgATTAGGAGTGCTTTTAGACGAAGTAAAGTTATTCTAAATGAggtaaacaatattaaaatttaatttttattaatctataAAGAAACCTTTTCGCTTCCTACTTCCGGTCATTCACATGCGGAGATTAACTTTAATgctgttattttttattgctagaaaaaaagattaatttgtttataaaataacgtAACCGTTACGTATTAAAAgcgaattaaatttaattatacttTTACTttacttaaatttattgtgaTTCTTTTTTTGGGATTGTACGTTTTCCACATGGTTGTAAACGTTTATGTAACGTTTACGATTAGTATTTGTGGATGTTGTCGAAAAAGCTATTAGACGAttacaagatttttaataatgcgGTGTggtaattcaattaattatatctgTGCTAATAAAATCCAGGTTAAAGTCCGAGGAAGAAGGGGTCGTTGGTCGGAaaggtttaatttaatttcgacCTGTAGTCATTTAAAAGGTCACCTCTATTATTGGCACTAACACCTTACCTTCTATTCAATGAGGcgtaaaccaaaaataaaattataatttcagatattttttagttaaaaaaaggTATGACTAACAATGATGGCCTCTCTTTTTGGTTCAAATTTATGTCTATTTTTTGTCGAAACTTGAATCATTGATTCATAGATTGCAATCATTAGATAAGTATTCTGAGTGTTCTCGAGGGTTAtccaaaactaaaagtgtTTTGGATTTTCTTGGCATATTACCAGAAGCTCTTGAATTTTCAGCAAAATGTTTATATCTAGACTAATAGtatctaaaaatatactaaGTTTTAAGCAATACTTGTAGTTATAGAACCAAATTGTTCAATATAGTAATTTATATATAGGTTGGCTTACACTTCCCTCTGTCCGTCCAAAATTCTTGTATTCCCTTTCTTTAAGTTGTTCCCTTCTTCTTCCTTTAGGTTGGGTTACGTCCTCTATTATGGCGAGTGTTATTTCCATAATCTCGTGGATTCTGTCGTTGATGATGCTATCCATTTTCGATTTGCCTACCGTTCTTCGCCAGTAATGTTGCTTTTAGGATTTTCTCCGATTTTCCTTTAAGTGGCCACACTTTGCTACTCGATGTTATCATGTTCTTTACTCTcgtgttataaattttatgcttatttctatttaataCGCCTTTATCTCCAAATAAGTCTTTCATCATAGTTGTGCCTCTTATACCTTGTATGTTTCTATCCTTTATGGTGCATTCCGGTGATTTGTGCTCCCAAATATTTCTACTTGCTATGCACTTTCCATGGTTTAGGTCAAGGACCTGCTGCTCTTTGCATTCGCTGTATTTCTCTATGAGGTTCCTACAATGATGTGGAAGCCACTCTATTCCATCTTGATCTTAGCTGTTGGTATAAATTTCTTACTGCCTTTATTATGGTTGCATTTATTTTCGTGCTTTCGGTAGCTTCCCATAACTTGCTTTGTGATATGCTTTTGGTGGTTTATTGTTCTTGTATACTTTGTAATTTATGACAAATTTTCCCCTCCTTCTACGATTTTTAGGAACATCTTATTCGTTCATCTTTTACATAAAAAGTTAACACTATTTTTACTTATATCTAATGCTTTGGTAAAGAAGTTTAGGCAAGCTCTAACAAATCTTTTAGATTCCTTAATACGTAAGTAATGAACTTACGAGTTATTCAGTTTTTCTTcagattttgtatttaatttcatGTCATTCTATTCAGTTTTGTCCAACGTAGAATATAGATATTGACGTAAACGTTTAATATGAGCCAGCGATATTTTGCTGTAAGCAAAGCTTTACCCATCATGCATtgtgtaacaatttttttaaggtaTGGATCATTATCAGCGTACCTGTAAAATGTATACACAAAGAGTAATGAACTATAATACCATTATAAAGATAACtaatttaacaacttttatataataCAACTTAATTATAATATGGTACTGCATAGATAACAGCTTTTTTTAGATAACACCTTTTATTCTTTTCCAGCTTCCTTTTTGACAGATTCAGTATTTCAGCACTATTCTATGATCTATCTAGACTCTAGACCATGATCTGCTCATATTCAGCTTTAGATCTTCTATCATATCTAAACATCATCTCTTGATGAgaattttgatatctcaatagGTCAATAAGTTGTTGGATAtatatttctaatattttggCTTGAAAAGATTTGGTCATTTTGAGAATGAATTCTTAATAAATCATCTAAATGATACCTATTCATAATAAACCTTTATGATCATTAAATCATATTATgtattgaatttgaaaataaaatcatagtatataataaaatttaatggaaattgcttcgacaattttttttacaccAATCAATTTGAAAAGAACAAGAAGTGTAATTTCCTGTTTGGAAACGACCGGTACAAGAACCGGTAGATGGTAGAGGATGGCGATTTATTTCATGGGGCATTGTAAGCATCTGGCTCGAAATTGCAATAACTCCTTCTCTAATGGAACTAACTACAAAAGATTCACCTGCTCTTACAAACCACCACAAGATTTCCTTCTAAATTAACCTTACTAAGGAATAATAGAAATTGGTTATTTGCAGAAAATTATATGTATTCCGGATGTGACTCGCCcattcacaattttttaaccctaatatttattatttttccataataaatcgaaaaaatgaaaacactTTTAACCTTCAAGTATTTAAACTTGACTTTACCTTGGATAGTTTCCAATTATTGAGACATTTCCTTTCGACTGTCGCGACGAATGCAACAACACATTATTTACATcttaaatatgttttctttaattcttttatttttaattttagggtCAAAATGGATTCGATGATTTACGTCGTTACGTAAAACAAGGTGGCGATTTCTGCAAAGAACTTGCCACAATTCTCCAAGAAAGATCAGAAGCCGAAGTTCAATACGCAAAAAACCTCTCGAAATTAAGTAACAAATTGGTGAAAGCATGCAGAGAAGGTGTGGGTGGATTAAACGAAGCGTGGAGAGCGGTTGCGTTGGAAATGGAAGCACGAGCTGAATGTCACCGATTGTTAGGAGTAGCTATTTTAGAAGATGCGGCGAAAccgttaaaaaatttaactgaaaGTCAACACCGATTAAGAAAACAAAGTGAAAGCATGGTGGATAAAGCGGCGAAAAATTTAGGGGATTGGAGGGCGGCCGAAGCGAAAAGTAAGAAACACAGTCATACTTGCGCGAGGGAGAATGAAAAACTTCAGGACGCTATGTTGGATAATAGGTGGGTTTTGAAGTGGGGATCTGCTGAGGGTTTGGCTCATTACtacgaaaaaaagaaaaagaagaggTAAAGGagattattattgtttaaaggttattatttttgggagaagggaaatatttgttttgtggtcgtctttttctttttgtatttgtttggGCCTTAAACATTTTGCTAAttctctttacaatttttaatcattttatatttatcagaTTATCAAGAAGTGCAAGTTTGATTCATTTAGCTCAGATTCATAGACAGAACTCTGATAAAGAAAATGCTAAAGTAAgtaattatatattaatttcttaatctttAAGTTAACACTGAAATAGAATGTTGCTGGAATAATgtgaattatatttgtttagcTTGaaggaaagaaaagaaaagctgAAGATGCGGTGAAAAAAGCCGACATTGAATATTATACATTGTGTGTTCGCGCTGAGCGAGCACGGtaagtatatttatttatttatacattaaaaCCTCGTTAGAACATAGCgttagtattagttctagctttacactagcattgttactagaactaacactattcctataactagaatcattcgggtttagccgtcttcaaagacgtgtggctaaacccaaatgtttctagttctaagtccagtaatagttttacactaaatctgtcactagaactaacactaaacctagtactaatccgttatattgaggtattactgaattaattaaaaattattaaaatgacgttttttTAGGCTTGAATGGGAATCTTCAGTATCAAGAGGTGCCACGATATTCCAATCATTAGAAGACGAACGATTGGGTAGCTTAAAAACAGTTCTTTtatcatatttaaataataacatagATTTAGGGCCAAAACTAGTTGAGGTAAGCAATTCCACCATCTTCAAAAATCTAATAACAAccttttaaataacattttaacagGCTTCTGAAAGGTTGAAGTCACCTTTTGATAATAGTGACCCGGCCCAAGATTTAAACACATTCATCAGCCTTAGACAAAGCTCCCAACAAATCTCAGAACAACTCCTACCCGACTTTTATTGCGAACACATCACGTGGGCAATGAACAAAGAAAGACGTAAACAAGCCTTGGTGAAATTGGCTCATTTGATTCGACAAGATATCGAAAGAGAGCGGAAATCTAAAAACGGACTTGAGAATTTAAGTAGAGCTATCAAGCAAACTCCAACTTTTGGTGCTGAGGATTCAAATCAAAGTGTTTCGGAGAAATTATAtcatgtaaattttttaatttttaatcaaaatttattctaattatttttaattttagatgaaATCGATGTTAACGTATTTAGAAGGCGCGCGATATAAAATTCAAAGTGCTTCCGCTGAACTTGAAGGACGCCAAAAAAACGGACACCCATTGGCTTCTCATATCACGATAACTAGAGATAAATCCGGTTTGCAACAAAGCGTTCTTAAAGTACCCCAATGGCTCAAAGAACAATGGTGCGAACCGGAAGCGAGTCCTATTAGTGAAAAATCAACCAAATCTAGTAATTCTCATAAATCTGATGGTGTTGATGGTGAAGATCCTGATTGGACCGATCGAGGTACAGCAGATGGAAATTCAAATCAACCAGATTCAGATTTTGGTAAATActtccaaaaaaatttataacatacaagataattttttaattatttttttctagatGAGTTTTCTTCTCAAGGAAGTAGTACACACGAAGAAGTAACAGAAGAAAGCCCAATTCAGCCAATAGCTCAATGTAAAGCATTATACGCATACACGCCAAATCTTTCTGATGAATTAGCCCTTCATCCTGGAGATATACTTTCAGTATATCGTCAGCAAGAAGATGGTTGGTGGCTTGGAGAATGTAACGGATCTGTGGGAATTTTCCCAGCAACTTACGTTGAAACATTACCTGCACCTAACACTGCCATAAAGTGTTaaaaactttcattaaaatagttaattaatcggttaattgattaattgttttaagttaattaaaaaccaTAACGATCGAAATAAtcgaatttgatttttattgcgACAATTTCTGAAACGAtacttttatttctgttttacGAACGTAAATTTACGTTTTGTTGTTTGTACCATAAaagttgtatatttatttctccgattgtataattatttaggtataaaatttgtttatatcgactaaaatgtataaaattatttacttgctgtttttatctttttatccTAAATCGACGGAAAAAAAAGTACTTACCCGACCATATCGAATTGAAACGTAAACGTTTAAAAGTGTGTAGGCAAACAATCAATTTCAAACAGATCGTTATGCACGTGCTTATGGCAACCACTTGTGATAATAGCCCAGGAAGTGTTCCCAGGAGTTCTCCCCCGTTTAAATAGGGTGTGCATTGTAGGATTTTTTTGCCTCCTCTACATTCGAATGGGGAGTGGTTTAGAGCAATATGTTTGCTGGTGGTAGTTTTGCGGAGTGTGGCTTACCAATTAAGGGTACTTAACGGGTCGGAATTGTATCTGCGAAATTCAATTTACGCCTATATTCGTTTGGGTGACAAAAACCATTCGGATTTGTCAAGATTAATAGAGTGAAAAGGGTGGATTAAAGATTTTTGAGTATGAATAGgaagaaaatgtaaatattaattttatgaaaaaataataaatttcttctCCTTGACCCTAAGATGTTATATATGtctatttatatatattatattagtgATTAAGCAATTGTAAAGAATATACTAGGTATCTGAGTATCTAGCCAATTGTTGCAATGAAATTCTGCTTGGCTTATCTTTTTTGCATTTGCACTGCGGGTGTGAGTAAAAGCTCACCGTATAAGCACAGGTGGATTGAGATGGTTAGCGATTGTTAGGACATTACTACTACAAATGATTTAGGGTGCTAAAATCTTTTCAGAAAGAGGAGAGATGTAGAGACaataaagtgtttttaagagaAATTTAACCACTTTCCAAACTCTGATAGCgctaaaaattataaaaactaataGAGATATCAAAAAGGTTTCTTTTGACTTTGGGAAAAtgacaaatatttatttagtgtTCTCCAATTTTTACAACCAACGGCCCAATAGATAGATAAATAACCTAATAGCCTCAGATCGGCCAACCTGGCAATGAAACCAGTCACAATTCACGTCCAGaactttgaaaaaaaatgtcatCGTCCATCTGTTCTGCAAAGTTCTGCAGCTTGTTACATATTAGGAACACTGTTCGAAAATGCCAAATGGTTTTGTCTTCTACACTAGTGATATTTTGGATAAATCCATGCACTCCAGCTTTTCTAAGTCTGTATCATTTAATGAATACTTGCTCCTATTATTCTTAGCTCCTGAGTAACAGGTATTTTGTCGTTTGACGAATATTCTGTTGGAACCTCAAGGTCACACTATTAACCTTGACCTTGAAATTCCAGAAGCAGGTTCGTCAATATCAAAATAGAAGTGATGGTCAACTGGTATGCATTTGACCTTGAGATATCTTGAGGACAGAAGACATAAAAGTTAACCACAAACCTTAACCTCCTGGTCAAAGCAAGTACCTTTATTTTAACCTTTACTCcttctctatatttttaatattactattCAGTTCGTTTCACTAATttgagtttttaatttatttttgtttttattaagattGTTAATGGAGCAATATTGAGGCGGGGGAATTCTGTATTCTACGAAAATATCACCATTGAGGTTTATCATATAtgtaacttaataaaaattcattatgTAAACGCAGAATTCAATGAACCAGCTTCCATTAATACATTGTTTGAAGCAgatattttatacaatttgTTATGGCttggataaaattaattgtgccGGCAAACACTACTGTTATGGGTAACTTTATCAAGATGGATTGTGTTTTGCCCTTGCTATAAAGGAAGTGCAATAGATATTTTGCCTCCAAGCAATAAAAAGCATTAGATTGCGAGTAGTTATTTAATGTAACAATGAAAAGAGATTCTAACTCATTACAATTATCTTGTTTACACACTATAACACCTATTCCTAATCCGAAGGATAACTACGCTGCAAAATAAAGAACGATGTTGAGAGATATCATGAACGATCTTAAACGATGTACTTCGATGTACTCATGAAGACGTTGTACTTTGAAAGGGTAAAAGAAAACCTTAACTGCATTCTCATATCACAGTCTCATATCGTAGTAGTTTAAAATTTGGGCAAATGCCTATTTTAATGGgatgacattttttttttgattcctGAAAAATGAAGTAAATGTTGCTTATGCCGTTTTGGCCTTGGGTATCTCATTTTACTTGGTAAAACGGAGTATTCTGAGGATAACTTCTAATTTCAGATGGGAATTTCTTTTCTACTAGCAACTTCTTGTTTTAATcataaaagattttaagggAGGTCACCCATGATCAAAACGCTACAATGGAGAtccttaaagataaaaaacgaTGTTGGCAAGCGACTTCAGCGTATGTTTTTGATAGTCCCAAAAGATTTAAGGTTGTGTATTCTAACGCCACGATCGCAAGCCTCCTCAGTTTATGTTCTTGTTAGTTGTATAAGATATTGGTCGTGGTCGCTTGGGGCTGAAGCACAATAGTGAGAACTGTATCGCTCTTCGTCTTATATTCTTGTTTGTTAGGTAAATTCTAACAATTCGAGGTTGCAATGTTAATTCTTAAAGATGGAGAGGACCATTATAGGACCTTATGTTATTCCcagtagtaaaagattttagCCAAGGTCACTTGCGGCCGAGACGCTACGATAGAGAATCTTCACATAATGCTTTCATTCATTATGGCTTATGGACAATTCTGACCCATTTTCTTGTATTTGTAGTACactattttgaaacttttttagtacactttgttttttgaaaatgttttctatATTCTTTTGTTGCTATTTTAATCAATCAAATTTCCGCATTTCCCTTTTATCAAAATGTCGTgtttatattttgatataaacgAATTTTAATCTATAAGTTCGTTATGGTGTAATATTATGTTAGTTATTTCTGACAATCGTTAAACTTAAAAAGTATTTGTTCTTTATCTAGAAATTTTTCATTATGCGTCACGTTTTCTCCGATCTACTAAGCGCAAAAACTCTATAATCTCATTTTAACTGATAAACAaatgataaagaaaatatacctataaatacaaatattcattttctttaaggttgaaaaattaacctaaagtgaaaagaaaacaataattatgggTGTAAATCACAACTATTTCAGAACGTTAAGTGGAGCTTTAAAACCCTTTCAGCTGGTAAggttttaaattagttttatatacaaatacacgttattttatttatttttaccaggCATTTAACTTTGTAATTATTATGATACTCGTCTTGAGCAGAGTCCCAGGTTGGCATAATCACTTACCGCAACCTCTCTTACAACTTTCAATCACAAATGCAGTTATTGGCATAATAATCCTTATAATAAGATTGGCTCAAAATGATCGAAATGCGAACAATTTGTTAGGAAAAATAGAGTTTGGAATTTTCGTTGTTTCAGCGTATTTATATATTAGCTTTGCAAGTCTACTAATTCCAGTGGGATGGTTAGAatttaatgttgctatggtgagcTTTTTACATACTCTTTTTGAAAATAGTttctgatttatttattaactaatattattttaggttTTCGGGTATTTATTATCTATGTTATATGCTGCCGATGCATTTGATAAGTTTGTCCATTTTATGGGACGTGATAACGAGCCTACTTATCAAAGATTTCCTCCTGCTCCGAGTCAAATTAATCCACCACATGTTTATCCTCAAGGATTTACAGTTGCAAATcctaaacattaaaaaataaaacaaaaataacttttatacaTTTAACACAtcttatttcaaataaaaacattttacctCAACAAAGTgattcatttcttaaaaatattcattattaaattggctattaagataataatttaatatgagTATCGCCCGTTCAATCTTGCTTGTTCGATTGTAGGAGCAAACATTTCgcagaattttttttataggtgATAACAAAAGCGATAATGAaagtatattaataaaaaaacgttgcCATTTTTATTCTTGTATTGGGTAaagaaacattaattattaattatgggGTTTAATTCTAACTACTTCAAAACGTTAAGTGGAGGCTTAAAAGTACTTCAATTGGTATGtaatgaaacaaaataaaaacaattttttaataataattatttcttttttcagaACTTcaacataataattat contains the following coding sequences:
- the LOC111413239 gene encoding uncharacterized protein isoform X2, whose amino-acid sequence is MKKFYTKFSKQQWRTTVPNLNTSIFKKYSKDDSNKENRMSSASYDLQMAEKNYVVSDEVPTTIDSDTEPDEVFEDARTIIQKSKEDVSKNIKYDSDLYVEVEPPAISLKNNSKYEAEVPSISFSFFENRNYDQVRVHKSELKIELTIPELDEKTSGLSTPTDSHSYVNEVFSTPQSNITPEEYSVPIKISENHLKMLEFAEQNINKEEPQENDGERILNFVPKKLSFEEIENLANNDEIDAYVRKSLEEICPPIKSGSDPNLSHTIQEEEVTEYKVPKSLKRNRLSQSMNDFNPDTIQPITKDIDIEHISCSQVIMENPNENSINMDYCKTRSKLPIKLRRVTLLRKPKSKAVDTWTNIKSKVKNFKESSQLNDNKDKLANNIEEMYKNSKSKCKKVLKQTGMMFKKRDQENIDPNDNSSQMIKNDAFFANLNQHEESPNISEPIPLGSCDKVKFAGSNDTDKNQEFDFNTIRSAFRRSKVILNEGQNGFDDLRRYVKQGGDFCKELATILQERSEAEVQYAKNLSKLSNKLVKACREGVGGLNEAWRAVALEMEARAECHRLLGVAILEDAAKPLKNLTESQHRLRKQSESMVDKAAKNLGDWRAAEAKSKKHSHTCARENEKLQDAMLDNRLSRSASLIHLAQIHRQNSDKENAKLEGKKRKAEDAVKKADIEYYTLCVRAERARLEWESSVSRGATIFQSLEDERLGSLKTVLLSYLNNNIDLGPKLVEASERLKSPFDNSDPAQDLNTFISLRQSSQQISEQLLPDFYCEHITWAMNKERRKQALVKLAHLIRQDIERERKSKNGLENLSRAIKQTPTFGAEDSNQSVSEKLYHMKSMLTYLEGARYKIQSASAELEGRQKNGHPLASHITITRDKSGLQQSVLKVPQWLKEQWCEPEASPISEKSTKSSNSHKSDGVDGEDPDWTDRGTADGNSNQPDSDFDEFSSQGSSTHEEVTEESPIQPIAQCKALYAYTPNLSDELALHPGDILSVYRQQEDGWWLGECNGSVGIFPATYVETLPAPNTAIKC
- the LOC111413239 gene encoding uncharacterized protein isoform X1, which gives rise to MKKFYTKFSKQQWRTTVPNLNTSIFKKYSKDDSNKENRMSSASYDLQMAEKNYVVSDEVPTTIDSDTEPDEVFEDARTIIQKSKEDVSKNIKYDSDLYVEVEPPAISLKNNSKYEAEVPSISFSFFENRNYDQVRVHKSELKIELTIPELDEKTSGLSTPTDSHSYVNEVFSTPQSNITPEEYSVPIKISENHLKMLEFAEQNINKEEPQENDGERILNFVPKKLSFEEIENLANNDEIDAYVRKSLEEICPPIKSGSDPNLSHTIQEEEVTEYKVPKSLKRNRLSQSMNDFNPDTIQPITKDIDIEHISCSQVIMENPNENSINMDYCKTRSKLPIKLRRVTLLRKPKSKAVDTWTNIKSKVKNFKESSQLNDNKDKLANNIEEMYKNSKSKCKKVLKQTGMMFKKRDQENIDPNDNSSQMIKNDAFFANLNQHEESPNISEPIPLGSCDKVKFAGSNDTDKNQEFDFNTIRSAFRRSKVILNEGQNGFDDLRRYVKQGGDFCKELATILQERSEAEVQYAKNLSKLSNKLVKACREGVGGLNEAWRAVALEMEARAECHRLLGVAILEDAAKPLKNLTESQHRLRKQSESMVDKAAKNLGDWRAAEAKSKKHSHTCARENEKLQDAMLDNRWVLKWGSAEGLAHYYEKKKKKRLSRSASLIHLAQIHRQNSDKENAKLEGKKRKAEDAVKKADIEYYTLCVRAERARLEWESSVSRGATIFQSLEDERLGSLKTVLLSYLNNNIDLGPKLVEASERLKSPFDNSDPAQDLNTFISLRQSSQQISEQLLPDFYCEHITWAMNKERRKQALVKLAHLIRQDIERERKSKNGLENLSRAIKQTPTFGAEDSNQSVSEKLYHMKSMLTYLEGARYKIQSASAELEGRQKNGHPLASHITITRDKSGLQQSVLKVPQWLKEQWCEPEASPISEKSTKSSNSHKSDGVDGEDPDWTDRGTADGNSNQPDSDFDEFSSQGSSTHEEVTEESPIQPIAQCKALYAYTPNLSDELALHPGDILSVYRQQEDGWWLGECNGSVGIFPATYVETLPAPNTAIKC